Proteins from one Parvibaculum lavamentivorans DS-1 genomic window:
- the hslU gene encoding ATP-dependent protease ATPase subunit HslU yields the protein MTSFSPREIVSELDRYIVGQRDAKRAVAIALRNRWRRQQLPDALRDEVLPKNILMIGPTGVGKTEISRRLAKLAEAPFLKVEATKFTEVGYVGRDVEQIIRDLVEIALAMTRERKRKDVQAKAHVAAEGRVLDALVGANASEATRESFRRKLRDGELDEKEIEVEVADSGGGMPTFDIPGMPGSQMGMINLSDIMGKAFGGRTKTRRMAVRDSYDVLVAEESDKLLDQEQLTQEAIRSVENNGIVFLDEIDKICARAERQGGDVSREGVQRDLLPLIEGTTVATKHGAVKTDHILFIASGAFHIAKPSDLLPELQGRLPIRVELQALSKDDMRRVLTEPEASLIKQYVALLNTENVTLDFTDDGIDAIADIATSVNSTVENIGARRLHTVMERVLDEVSFAATDKAGETVTIDGAYVRKHLGDLSKNTDLSKFIL from the coding sequence ATGACCAGTTTTTCCCCGCGTGAGATCGTTTCCGAACTCGATCGCTATATCGTCGGACAGCGCGACGCCAAGCGCGCCGTCGCCATTGCGCTCCGCAACCGCTGGCGGCGCCAGCAGCTGCCGGATGCCTTGCGCGACGAAGTTCTGCCGAAGAACATCCTGATGATCGGACCGACCGGCGTCGGCAAGACGGAAATTTCACGCCGCCTCGCGAAGCTTGCCGAAGCGCCCTTCCTGAAAGTCGAGGCGACGAAGTTCACCGAGGTCGGCTATGTCGGCCGCGACGTGGAACAAATCATCCGCGACCTCGTGGAAATCGCCCTCGCCATGACGCGCGAACGCAAACGCAAGGATGTGCAGGCGAAGGCGCATGTCGCCGCCGAAGGCCGCGTTCTCGATGCGCTGGTCGGCGCCAATGCGAGCGAGGCAACGCGCGAGAGCTTCCGCCGCAAGCTTCGCGACGGCGAGCTGGACGAAAAGGAAATCGAGGTCGAGGTGGCAGATAGCGGCGGCGGCATGCCGACCTTCGACATTCCCGGCATGCCGGGTTCGCAGATGGGGATGATCAATCTCAGCGACATCATGGGCAAGGCCTTTGGCGGCCGAACGAAGACGCGGCGCATGGCCGTGCGCGACAGCTATGACGTGCTGGTTGCGGAAGAAAGCGACAAGCTCCTCGACCAGGAGCAGCTCACCCAGGAAGCGATCCGTTCGGTCGAGAACAATGGCATCGTCTTTCTCGACGAGATTGACAAGATCTGCGCCCGCGCGGAGCGGCAGGGCGGCGATGTCAGCCGCGAAGGCGTGCAGCGCGACCTGCTGCCGCTGATCGAAGGAACGACGGTCGCGACCAAGCATGGCGCGGTGAAGACCGATCACATTCTCTTCATAGCGTCAGGCGCGTTTCACATTGCCAAGCCCTCCGATCTGTTGCCGGAACTGCAGGGCCGTCTTCCGATCCGCGTCGAATTGCAGGCGCTCAGCAAGGACGACATGCGCCGTGTGCTCACCGAACCGGAAGCGAGCCTCATCAAGCAATATGTCGCGCTTCTGAACACGGAAAACGTGACGCTGGATTTCACCGATGACGGGATCGACGCCATTGCAGACATTGCCACCTCCGTCAATTCGACGGTCGAGAATATCGGCGCGCGCCGGCTCCATACGGTGATGGAACGCGTTCTCGACGAGGTGAGCTTCGCCGCCACCGACAAGGCGGGCGAGACGGTAACGATCGACGGCGCCTATGTGCGCAAGCATCTCGGCGACCTGTCGAAGAACACCGACCTGTCGAAATTCATTCTCTAG
- a CDS encoding putative urea ABC transporter substrate-binding protein codes for MLHLSIFRKTVMAVLAMLVLSLSLTGQAAAQEKKSFKLAWSLYTGYMPWAYAEHAGIVDKWADKYGIEIEVVQINDYIESINQYTAGAYDAVANTVMDSLTIPAAGGVDTTAIILGDYTNGNDAIFIKGEGKTLADIKGKTVHLVQYSVSHYMLSLALAKAGLTESDIKTANIADADFVAAFSTPEVEVVVAWNPATSQMNQMPGITSVFNSSEVPGEVQDIVVVNTDVLKANPDFGKALAGIWFETLAIMKKDDAEGIAARTYMAQASGTDLADFESQIATTYFYDAAEGVEDFSGPKMAASVESVAGFAFAQGLLGPDAKDAGHIGIELADGTVFGDESNVKLRIDTSYMEMASKGEI; via the coding sequence TCGATCTTCCGGAAAACGGTCATGGCGGTTCTCGCCATGCTTGTTCTTTCTCTCTCTCTCACGGGACAAGCCGCGGCGCAGGAGAAAAAATCCTTCAAGTTGGCCTGGTCTCTCTACACCGGCTACATGCCATGGGCCTATGCCGAGCATGCCGGCATCGTCGACAAATGGGCGGACAAATACGGCATCGAGATCGAGGTCGTACAGATCAACGATTATATCGAGTCCATCAACCAGTATACCGCCGGTGCTTACGATGCCGTCGCGAACACGGTCATGGATTCACTGACCATTCCCGCTGCCGGCGGCGTCGATACCACCGCGATCATCCTTGGCGACTATACCAACGGCAATGACGCGATCTTCATCAAGGGTGAAGGCAAGACGCTGGCCGACATCAAGGGCAAGACGGTGCATCTCGTGCAGTATTCCGTTTCGCACTACATGCTGTCGCTTGCGCTCGCGAAGGCAGGCCTGACCGAAAGCGACATCAAGACGGCGAATATCGCGGATGCGGATTTCGTCGCCGCCTTCTCGACGCCCGAAGTCGAGGTCGTGGTTGCGTGGAACCCGGCAACGAGCCAGATGAACCAGATGCCCGGCATCACCTCGGTCTTCAATTCATCCGAAGTGCCGGGCGAAGTTCAGGACATCGTTGTTGTCAATACGGATGTGCTGAAGGCGAACCCGGATTTCGGCAAGGCGCTCGCCGGCATCTGGTTCGAGACGCTGGCGATCATGAAAAAAGACGATGCCGAGGGCATCGCCGCCCGCACCTATATGGCGCAAGCCTCCGGCACCGACCTCGCCGATTTCGAAAGCCAGATCGCGACGACGTATTTCTACGATGCGGCGGAAGGCGTCGAGGATTTTTCAGGCCCGAAGATGGCGGCCAGTGTCGAAAGCGTCGCCGGCTTCGCCTTCGCGCAAGGCCTGCTCGGACCGGACGCAAAGGATGCCGGTCACATCGGCATCGAGCTTGCGGACGGTACGGTCTTCGGCGACGAGAGCAATGTGAAGCTCCGCATCGATACGAGCTACATGGAGATGGCGTCCAAGGGCGAGATCTAG